One stretch of Variovorax sp. 54 DNA includes these proteins:
- a CDS encoding autotransporter-associated beta strand repeat-containing protein: MNKAHRSLWNSSLGAWVAAPETARASGKSGAGSTVRAAVLAAGLTVAGAAALAAGGAGGAGDFESGGAGGDVGQAGASTFFGAGGAAGALPGANGADGVLNPTPTAAGGGGGGASGTSQSPIGGNGGNGGETTAGGIESYGGGGGGAGGHGYVASTDVVNALAAQGGNGGNGSVGLTGGTAGGGGGGGGGGDGGHGLAVSGTVATVTNAQGGSVSGGKGGNGGAGEGVARAGGAIGNGGSGGRGGAGLSLSGAGLSLVNAGSITGGHGGAGGGSTDAAAGAAGAGGEGVVASGATHIVNSGTISGGLSGDGVTRANAITFNAGNASLTLQTGSALNGQVVALGSGNTLNLQGTGSEDDAMSGFSRVKAHSGSRWTLTGAFLPSGDLTVTVDGTGPTPAHLAMNGVISGAGSLTADGGGTLALGAANTYIGGTTIKTGTTVQIGTAGALGAGTVTLEGGKLTATASLNLTNSLLFANGQRSTVAAASGTTIGIDGGLWLRDGATAVFGNAVENGTIRFGSNGAAGLYPAAAVVVAGGTLQAAGATVPDFIFSRVASTTVDKGATLDLNGYNATIRNLQGAGTLNTRTGNGPVQTTRVESGAFSGAITGTGQLVKTTAGTLTLTGANTYSGGTVLNDGTLQFGAASALSQNTAYTVNGGVLDLNSFNLRASSLSGTGGAVQLGSATLTVGSANASTTFAGSIDGTGSLVKEGSGTLTLSGSNTYTGGTTVSAGTLQIGSGGSTGSIVGNVTNHAALVFNRSNDAVFAGPITGTGSVTKTGAGTLVYTGNGTYTGGTTLNGGTLEIRDSGSIVGNIANNAALVFNRSADTTFAGDISGTGSLLQKGARKLTLTGDNSFTGTTTVVAGNILQIGAGGTTGSITGNISNDGDLVFDRTGELSYAGVISGTGTLSKSGTGVLELTGASTYSSATEVNAGTLRVNNATGSATGTGTVQVKNGATLSGGGTIAGQVTIANGATLAPGSNLGTLTTGMLRFDPGAFLSYELGQAGTIGGPLNDLVEVNGGLVLDGTLNVAEAPGGTFGPGLYRLISYTGSLIDNGLNIGTAPAGTTAGDLHVQSSVRGEINLINSKGVDLGFWDGSGGDAASYNDGTIGGGSGIWRIGNSKLNDPSDSWTGANGKTNAGWKQNQFALFGGTAGTVTVDNTGGAISIDGAQFSTSGYVVTGDALTLGNANTVIKVGDGTASGAQMQATIASVLTGAGGLTKDDLGTLILKGANTYTGGTLVRAGTLQGDTTSLRGAIVNNAQVAFDQVASGSFAGTMSGTGSLRKIGSGELLLTAANTYKGGTQVDGGTLNVGVTGAVGTGPVGVNSGAALIFSGSADAESLKITAGATQPGNGGFVQFQDNASAGHATLVAQAGGSIDFRGNATAGNATIENRGGEVMVWFNANAGKAHITNFAGGATNIWGDASAGQATIVNERDGVLDIRDNATAAQASVVNKAGGTVFLSKLGTPGITIGSLEGAGRVLLGAKALTTGALNTDTEISGVISGVGGSLVKVGTGALTLSGENTHTGGTALRQGRLNVGHSQALGTGTLSMDDDTTLGFSANGLTIANTIKLTGNNDPVIDTGAFSGTLSGAISGGGFITKQGTGTLTLSGANTYTGATNVAEGTLKAGAVNTLSAASAHSVATGATLDLAGFNQTVASLANGGTVSLAGATAGTTLTVKGAYVGTNGVLKLSTTLNGTGPSDRLVLDGPTAIASGKTQVQISNLGGLGALTSGNGIEVITAQNGATSTAQTSKDAFSLAGGHVDAGAYEYRLHAADASGAGENWYLRSTTDAVAPGQPVGLPVVTYRPEAALYAALPSQLRQGNLAMLGDVRKRVGDDDVKGTPTGSDRRAWARVLSTDIDIQQGGTVSPSSKGRLTGFQAGTDLLATPNWRAGLYVGQLDGDARVSGFASGIRNLGVGRNDLRSQYVGVYGTYNADSGLYADVVVQSGRHRYTVEPMLGAGVGGKGNSLLGSIEVGQAFAIGNSGWSVEPQLQLIHHHMDLGNSAIVGAIAQPQADSGWLARAGVRVKGQIDTGLGVLQPYGRVNVYKTSSGTDIARFVNGATTTDIAAPTGGTSTELAGGFTLALSQTTSLYGEVGKLWSSGGDAKVKSSVNGSLGVRVKW; encoded by the coding sequence ATGAACAAAGCACATCGCAGCCTCTGGAACTCGTCGCTGGGGGCCTGGGTGGCCGCACCTGAAACCGCGCGTGCCTCGGGCAAGTCGGGCGCGGGCTCGACGGTGCGTGCGGCTGTCCTGGCCGCGGGCCTGACCGTGGCCGGCGCTGCCGCACTGGCTGCCGGAGGCGCAGGCGGGGCAGGGGATTTTGAGAGTGGTGGCGCGGGCGGCGATGTGGGGCAGGCTGGTGCTTCGACGTTCTTTGGCGCTGGTGGTGCGGCCGGTGCGTTGCCGGGCGCCAACGGAGCCGATGGTGTACTCAACCCTACGCCGACGGCGGCCGGCGGAGGTGGCGGTGGCGCGTCCGGTACCTCGCAGTCGCCGATCGGTGGCAATGGCGGCAATGGCGGCGAAACAACAGCCGGCGGAATCGAGAGCTACGGCGGCGGCGGTGGCGGTGCGGGTGGCCATGGCTACGTGGCATCTACCGATGTCGTCAACGCGCTGGCAGCCCAAGGCGGGAATGGCGGCAACGGCAGCGTCGGACTCACTGGTGGTACCGCGGGCGGTGGCGGCGGCGGTGGTGGGGGGGGCGACGGGGGGCACGGGCTTGCGGTCAGCGGGACCGTGGCGACGGTCACGAATGCCCAGGGCGGCAGCGTGTCCGGCGGCAAGGGCGGCAATGGCGGAGCGGGCGAGGGCGTTGCCCGCGCCGGGGGGGCGATCGGCAATGGCGGCAGCGGTGGTCGCGGCGGGGCGGGCCTCTCGCTCTCAGGCGCCGGGCTTTCCCTTGTCAACGCCGGCAGCATCACCGGTGGCCATGGCGGCGCGGGGGGCGGCAGCACGGACGCAGCCGCAGGCGCGGCGGGCGCGGGTGGAGAAGGCGTCGTCGCCAGCGGTGCCACGCACATCGTCAACAGCGGCACCATCTCGGGGGGACTCTCCGGCGATGGCGTCACCCGCGCGAACGCCATCACCTTCAACGCAGGCAACGCGTCGCTCACGCTGCAGACGGGGTCGGCGCTGAACGGCCAGGTGGTTGCCCTCGGCAGCGGCAACACCCTGAATCTCCAGGGCACCGGCAGCGAAGACGATGCGATGTCGGGCTTCTCGCGCGTCAAGGCCCACAGCGGCAGCCGGTGGACGCTGACCGGCGCGTTCCTGCCCTCGGGGGACCTTACGGTCACCGTCGACGGCACCGGCCCCACGCCCGCGCATCTGGCCATGAACGGCGTCATCTCCGGCGCCGGCAGTCTCACGGCCGACGGCGGCGGCACGCTGGCGCTGGGCGCTGCCAACACCTACATCGGCGGAACGACGATCAAGACAGGCACCACGGTGCAGATCGGCACGGCCGGCGCGCTCGGCGCCGGCACAGTCACGCTCGAAGGCGGCAAGCTGACCGCCACCGCGAGCCTCAACCTGACCAACTCCTTGCTCTTCGCCAACGGACAGCGCAGTACGGTGGCCGCCGCCAGTGGCACGACCATCGGCATCGATGGTGGACTCTGGCTCCGCGATGGGGCGACCGCCGTTTTCGGCAATGCCGTTGAAAACGGCACCATCCGCTTCGGCAGCAACGGCGCCGCCGGCCTCTATCCGGCTGCCGCGGTCGTCGTGGCCGGCGGCACGCTGCAGGCGGCGGGAGCCACTGTCCCCGATTTCATCTTCTCCCGCGTTGCCTCCACCACAGTGGACAAGGGCGCCACGCTTGACCTGAACGGATACAACGCCACCATCCGCAACCTGCAGGGCGCCGGAACGCTGAACACCCGGACCGGCAATGGCCCGGTCCAGACCACGAGGGTGGAGTCCGGCGCGTTCTCGGGCGCGATCACCGGCACGGGCCAGCTGGTGAAGACGACGGCGGGCACCCTGACCCTGACTGGCGCCAACACCTACAGCGGCGGTACCGTCCTCAACGACGGCACGCTGCAATTCGGCGCCGCATCGGCCCTGTCGCAGAACACGGCGTACACCGTGAATGGCGGCGTGCTGGACCTGAACAGCTTCAACCTGCGTGCATCGAGCCTGTCGGGCACCGGCGGCGCAGTTCAGTTGGGGAGCGCGACCCTGACGGTCGGGTCGGCCAACGCGAGCACCACGTTCGCGGGCAGCATCGACGGCACGGGCTCGCTGGTCAAGGAGGGCTCGGGCACCCTGACGCTCTCGGGCTCGAACACCTACACCGGTGGCACGACGGTCAGCGCCGGCACCTTGCAGATCGGCAGCGGCGGCTCCACCGGCAGCATCGTCGGCAACGTCACCAACCATGCGGCGCTGGTCTTCAACCGATCGAACGATGCGGTCTTCGCAGGCCCCATCACTGGCACCGGCAGCGTGACGAAGACCGGCGCGGGCACGCTGGTCTACACCGGCAACGGCACCTACACCGGCGGCACGACCCTCAACGGTGGCACCCTGGAGATCCGCGACAGCGGCAGCATCGTCGGCAACATCGCCAACAACGCCGCGCTGGTGTTCAACCGCAGCGCCGACACCACCTTCGCCGGCGACATCAGCGGCACCGGCAGCCTCCTGCAGAAGGGCGCGCGCAAGCTGACTCTGACCGGCGACAACAGCTTCACGGGCACCACCACCGTCGTGGCCGGCAACATCCTGCAGATCGGCGCGGGCGGCACCACCGGCAGCATCACGGGGAACATCAGCAACGACGGCGACCTGGTCTTCGACCGCACGGGCGAGCTGAGCTACGCGGGCGTCATCAGCGGCACCGGCACCCTGTCCAAGAGCGGCACGGGCGTGCTGGAGCTGACGGGCGCCAGCACCTACAGCAGCGCGACCGAGGTCAACGCCGGCACGCTGCGCGTGAACAACGCCACGGGCAGCGCCACGGGCACGGGCACGGTGCAAGTCAAGAACGGCGCCACGCTGAGCGGCGGCGGAACGATCGCAGGCCAGGTCACCATCGCCAACGGCGCGACGCTGGCACCGGGCAGCAACCTGGGCACGCTGACCACCGGCATGCTGCGCTTCGACCCGGGCGCTTTCCTGAGCTACGAACTGGGCCAGGCCGGCACGATCGGCGGTCCGCTCAACGACCTCGTGGAAGTCAACGGCGGCCTCGTGCTCGACGGCACGCTCAACGTCGCGGAGGCGCCCGGCGGTACCTTCGGGCCCGGGCTGTACCGCTTGATCAGCTACACCGGCTCGCTGATCGACAACGGCTTGAACATCGGCACGGCGCCCGCGGGCACGACAGCCGGCGACCTGCACGTGCAGTCGTCGGTGCGCGGCGAGATCAACCTGATCAACAGCAAGGGCGTCGATCTTGGCTTCTGGGACGGCTCGGGCGGCGACGCTGCCAGCTACAACGACGGCACGATCGGCGGCGGCTCCGGCATCTGGCGCATCGGCAACTCCAAGCTCAACGACCCGTCCGACAGCTGGACCGGCGCCAACGGCAAGACCAACGCCGGCTGGAAGCAGAACCAGTTCGCGCTGTTCGGCGGCACGGCCGGCACGGTCACCGTGGACAACACCGGCGGCGCGATCAGCATCGACGGCGCGCAGTTTTCCACCAGCGGCTATGTCGTCACCGGCGACGCGCTGACGCTGGGCAACGCCAACACGGTCATCAAGGTCGGCGACGGCACGGCCTCGGGGGCGCAGATGCAGGCCACCATCGCGTCGGTGTTGACCGGCGCGGGCGGCCTCACCAAGGACGACCTGGGCACGCTGATCCTCAAAGGCGCCAACACCTACACCGGCGGGACGCTCGTGCGCGCGGGCACGCTGCAGGGCGATACCACCAGCCTGCGGGGCGCCATCGTCAACAACGCCCAGGTGGCCTTCGACCAGGTGGCCAGCGGCAGCTTCGCGGGCACGATGAGCGGCACGGGCAGCCTGCGCAAGATCGGCAGCGGCGAACTGCTGCTCACGGCGGCCAACACCTACAAGGGCGGCACGCAGGTCGACGGCGGCACCTTGAACGTGGGCGTGACAGGCGCGGTGGGAACCGGCCCGGTGGGCGTGAACAGTGGCGCGGCCTTGATCTTCAGCGGCAGTGCGGACGCGGAAAGCCTGAAGATCACGGCAGGCGCCACCCAGCCGGGCAATGGCGGCTTCGTCCAGTTCCAGGACAACGCCTCGGCCGGCCACGCGACCCTGGTTGCGCAGGCCGGCGGCTCGATCGACTTCCGTGGCAACGCGACGGCCGGCAACGCCACCATCGAGAACCGCGGTGGCGAGGTCATGGTCTGGTTCAACGCCAACGCGGGCAAGGCCCACATCACCAACTTCGCCGGCGGCGCGACCAACATCTGGGGCGATGCTTCCGCCGGGCAGGCGACGATCGTCAATGAGCGCGACGGCGTGCTGGACATTCGCGACAACGCAACGGCCGCGCAGGCGAGCGTGGTGAACAAGGCGGGTGGCACGGTCTTCCTGTCCAAGCTCGGCACACCCGGCATCACCATCGGTTCGCTCGAAGGCGCCGGCCGCGTGCTGCTCGGCGCGAAGGCGCTGACGACGGGCGCCCTCAACACCGACACCGAAATCTCGGGCGTGATCTCCGGTGTCGGCGGCTCGCTGGTGAAGGTCGGCACGGGCGCGCTCACCTTGTCAGGCGAGAACACGCACACCGGCGGCACGGCGCTGCGCCAGGGCCGGCTGAACGTGGGCCATAGCCAGGCGCTGGGCACAGGCACGCTGTCGATGGACGACGACACCACGCTGGGCTTCAGCGCGAACGGCCTGACTATCGCCAACACCATCAAGCTCACCGGCAACAACGACCCGGTCATCGACACGGGCGCGTTCAGCGGCACGCTGAGCGGTGCGATCAGCGGCGGCGGTTTCATCACCAAGCAGGGCACAGGCACGCTGACGCTGTCGGGCGCCAACACCTACACCGGCGCGACGAACGTGGCAGAGGGCACGTTGAAGGCCGGTGCGGTGAACACGCTGAGCGCAGCCTCGGCACACAGCGTGGCCACCGGTGCCACACTCGACCTGGCGGGCTTCAACCAGACCGTCGCGTCATTGGCCAACGGCGGCACCGTGTCGCTGGCCGGCGCGACCGCAGGCACGACGCTCACGGTCAAGGGCGCCTACGTCGGCACCAACGGTGTGCTCAAGCTGAGCACGACGCTCAACGGCACCGGCCCCTCCGACCGCCTCGTGCTCGACGGCCCCACAGCCATCGCCAGCGGCAAGACCCAGGTGCAGATCAGCAACCTCGGCGGCCTGGGCGCTCTCACGAGTGGCAACGGCATCGAGGTCATCACCGCGCAGAACGGCGCGACCAGCACTGCGCAGACGAGCAAGGACGCCTTCTCGCTGGCCGGCGGCCACGTCGACGCAGGCGCCTACGAGTACCGCCTGCACGCCGCCGATGCAAGCGGCGCAGGCGAGAACTGGTACCTGCGCTCCACCACCGACGCGGTGGCACCGGGCCAGCCGGTGGGCCTGCCCGTGGTCACGTACCGCCCGGAAGCGGCGCTCTACGCCGCGCTGCCGAGCCAGCTGCGCCAGGGCAACCTCGCGATGCTGGGCGATGTGCGCAAGCGCGTGGGCGACGACGATGTGAAGGGCACACCGACCGGCTCGGACCGCCGTGCCTGGGCCCGCGTGCTATCCACCGACATCGACATCCAGCAGGGCGGCACCGTCTCGCCCAGCAGCAAGGGCCGCCTGACCGGCTTCCAGGCCGGCACGGACCTGCTCGCCACGCCGAACTGGCGCGCCGGCCTGTACGTGGGCCAGCTCGACGGCGACGCGCGCGTGAGCGGCTTTGCCAGCGGCATCCGCAATCTGGGCGTGGGCCGCAACGACCTGCGCAGCCAGTACGTCGGCGTGTACGGCACTTACAACGCCGACAGCGGCCTGTATGCAGATGTCGTGGTGCAGTCGGGCCGTCACCGCTACACGGTCGAGCCGATGCTGGGTGCGGGCGTGGGTGGCAAGGGGAACAGCCTGCTGGGCTCGATCGAAGTGGGGCAAGCCTTCGCGATCGGCAACAGTGGTTGGAGCGTCGAGCCTCAGCTGCAGCTGATCCATCACCACATGGACCTGGGCAATTCGGCCATCGTCGGCGCCATCGCACAGCCCCAAGCCGACAGCGGCTGGCTCGCCCGCGCAGGCGTGCGGGTCAAGGGCCAGATCGACACCGGCCTGGGCGTGTTGCAGCCGTACGGACGCGTCAACGTCTACAAGACGTCGAGCGGCACCGACATCGCACGCTTCGTGAACGGCGCGACCACGACCGACATCGCAGCACCGACCGGCGGCACCAGCACCGAACTGGCGGGCGGCTTCACGCTGGCCCTGAGCCAGACGACCAGCCTGTACGGCGAAGTCGGCAAGCTGTGGTCGTCGGGCGGCGATGCCAAGGTGAAGAGCTCGGTCAACGGCTCGCTCGGCGTGCGGGTCAAGTGGTAG
- a CDS encoding AraC family transcriptional regulator — MLQPPVTIPIVFVQGMLSGVRARGDNAPICIDTALQDAGIAPALLDAPGARVTAEQYVALFALLMERLDDEALCFLSRRLRCGSFALMTRATMGAPTLEVALRRVARAFSLLQDDLEMVVLREGPLAGFGLRVQGMPSTPLNFLHELMLRVYWRLFAWLHGGRLTARRFDFGFEQPPYAAGYSKVFPAPLQFGQPLSAVWFDASALATPIHRDARAMRDFLAAAPAHVILPPLGELAVSARVRTVLQQHRPAWTDLATTARSLHMSVSTLQRHLGTEGTSFQSLKDQLRRDVAIVRLNTSTVPLATLAEELGFSDSAAFQRAFKTWTGGAPGSYRRRPGPDPEA, encoded by the coding sequence ATGCTGCAACCGCCCGTCACCATCCCGATCGTGTTCGTCCAGGGCATGCTCTCGGGCGTGCGTGCGCGCGGCGACAACGCGCCCATCTGCATCGACACCGCGCTGCAGGACGCGGGCATCGCCCCCGCCCTGCTCGACGCGCCGGGCGCGCGCGTCACGGCCGAGCAGTACGTGGCGCTGTTCGCGCTGCTGATGGAGCGGCTGGACGACGAGGCCCTGTGCTTCCTGTCGCGCCGCCTGCGCTGCGGCAGCTTCGCGCTCATGACGCGCGCCACGATGGGCGCGCCCACGCTCGAGGTGGCGCTGCGGCGCGTGGCCCGCGCCTTCAGCCTGCTGCAGGACGACCTCGAGATGGTGGTGCTGCGCGAGGGGCCGCTCGCGGGCTTCGGCCTGCGGGTGCAGGGCATGCCGAGCACGCCGCTGAACTTCTTGCACGAGCTGATGCTGCGCGTGTACTGGCGGCTCTTCGCCTGGCTGCACGGCGGCCGTCTGACGGCGCGCCGCTTCGACTTCGGCTTCGAGCAGCCGCCCTACGCGGCCGGCTACAGCAAGGTGTTTCCCGCGCCGCTGCAGTTCGGCCAGCCGCTGTCGGCCGTGTGGTTCGACGCGAGCGCACTGGCCACGCCGATCCACCGCGACGCACGCGCCATGCGCGACTTCCTGGCCGCCGCGCCGGCCCACGTGATCCTGCCGCCGCTGGGCGAGCTGGCCGTGAGCGCGCGCGTGCGCACCGTGCTGCAGCAGCACCGCCCGGCCTGGACCGACTTGGCCACGACCGCGCGCAGCCTGCACATGTCGGTGAGCACGCTGCAGCGCCACCTGGGAACCGAGGGCACTTCGTTCCAGTCGCTCAAGGACCAGCTGCGGCGCGACGTGGCCATCGTGCGCCTGAACACCAGCACCGTGCCGCTGGCGACGCTCGCCGAGGAGCTGGGCTTCTCGGACAGCGCGGCGTTCCAGCGTGCATTCAAGACCTGGACCGGCGGGGCGCCGGGGTCGTACCGGCGGCGGCCGGGGCCCGACCCCGAGGCTTGA
- a CDS encoding long-chain-fatty-acid--CoA ligase: MYQTQSLHRSVQQHPDRIAVRAAGRTLSFRAYAERVARLAGALQGLGMQAGDRVAMLALNSARYLEYQMAVPWGGGVLNPCNIRWSAAEILYSLEDSGSSLLLVDDTFRAVVEQMRGQATSLREVIYCGDGPTPPGMHGYEALLEAASPVPDVGRRGEDLAGIFYTGGTTGFPKGVMLSHTNMGSSGLALHAEGLASPDGCYLHAAPMFHLADMGLAAPHWLEGNTHAIIPAFSPEAVLNAIEKDRVTHALLVPTMIQMLVDHPAMREPRDLSSLKCITYGASPISEAVLTRAMAAFPGVDFVQAYGMTELSPLATINPARNHTAEGQRRGKLRSAGRASYCTEVRIVDGEGVEVPRGTVGEVAVRGPNVMQGYWNQPAQTAAAVRGGWMHTGDGAYMDDDGYIFVVDRLKDMIISGGENIYSAEVENAINQHPAVAACAVIGIPSEAWGEAVHAVLVLKPGQQLAADGLITHCKALIAAYKCPRSVAVVEALPLSGAGKVLKTRLREPFWQDRQRSVA, translated from the coding sequence ATGTACCAGACCCAGTCGCTGCACCGCAGCGTGCAGCAGCACCCCGACCGGATCGCCGTGCGCGCCGCCGGCCGCACCCTGAGCTTTCGCGCGTATGCCGAGCGCGTCGCGCGCCTCGCAGGCGCCCTGCAGGGGCTCGGCATGCAGGCGGGCGACCGCGTGGCGATGCTGGCGCTCAACTCGGCGCGCTACCTCGAGTACCAGATGGCCGTGCCCTGGGGCGGCGGCGTGCTCAACCCCTGCAACATCCGCTGGTCGGCCGCTGAAATTTTGTATTCGCTCGAAGACTCGGGCTCCTCGCTGCTGCTGGTGGACGACACCTTCCGCGCGGTGGTCGAGCAGATGCGCGGGCAGGCGACCAGCCTGCGCGAGGTGATCTACTGCGGCGACGGCCCCACGCCGCCCGGCATGCACGGCTACGAGGCGCTGCTGGAGGCCGCCTCGCCCGTGCCCGATGTGGGCCGCCGTGGCGAAGACCTGGCCGGCATCTTCTACACCGGCGGCACCACGGGTTTTCCCAAGGGCGTGATGCTGAGCCACACCAACATGGGCAGTTCGGGGCTGGCGCTGCATGCCGAAGGCCTGGCGTCGCCCGACGGCTGCTACCTGCATGCCGCGCCGATGTTCCACCTGGCCGACATGGGCCTGGCCGCACCGCACTGGCTGGAGGGCAACACGCACGCGATCATTCCGGCCTTCAGCCCTGAAGCGGTGCTGAACGCCATCGAAAAAGACCGCGTCACGCATGCGCTGCTGGTGCCGACCATGATCCAGATGCTGGTCGACCATCCGGCGATGCGCGAGCCGCGCGACCTCAGCAGCCTGAAGTGCATCACCTACGGCGCCTCGCCGATCTCGGAGGCGGTGCTGACCCGTGCGATGGCGGCCTTCCCGGGCGTGGACTTCGTGCAGGCCTACGGCATGACCGAGCTGTCGCCGCTGGCCACCATCAATCCGGCGCGCAACCACACGGCCGAAGGCCAGCGCCGGGGCAAGCTGCGCTCGGCCGGCCGCGCGAGCTACTGCACCGAGGTGCGCATCGTCGACGGCGAAGGCGTCGAGGTGCCGCGCGGCACCGTGGGCGAGGTCGCGGTGCGCGGCCCCAACGTGATGCAGGGTTACTGGAACCAGCCCGCGCAAACGGCCGCGGCTGTGCGCGGCGGCTGGATGCACACAGGCGACGGCGCGTACATGGACGACGACGGCTACATCTTCGTGGTCGACCGCTTGAAGGACATGATCATCAGCGGCGGCGAGAACATCTATTCGGCCGAGGTCGAGAACGCCATCAACCAGCACCCAGCCGTCGCGGCCTGCGCCGTCATCGGCATTCCAAGCGAGGCGTGGGGCGAGGCCGTGCACGCGGTGCTCGTGCTCAAGCCGGGGCAGCAGTTGGCGGCCGACGGGCTCATTACGCATTGCAAGGCGCTGATTGCGGCCTACAAGTGCCCGCGCAGCGTGGCGGTGGTCGAGGCGTTGCCGCTCTCGGGCGCGGGCAAGGTGCTCAAGACCCGGTTGCGCGAACCCTTTTGGCAAGACCGCCAACGAAGCGTAGCCTGA
- a CDS encoding lipid-transfer protein, whose amino-acid sequence MSQDVYVVGVGMIPFTKPGANQPYPQMAAHATNAALKDAGIGYELIQQAYVGYVYGDSTAGQRALYEVGMTGIPVVNVNNNCSTGSTALFLARQAVASGAADCVLALGFEHMSPGALGAVFNDRPSPFDHFESITDELVGNEQVPLALRYFGGAGLAHMQQYGTQMSTFAKIRAKASRHASNNPVALFRTVVTEDEVMAAPVMWPGVMTRLMACPPTCGAAAAIVCSPRFAERHGLDRSVRIKAQAMTTDRAITFESRDMREVVGFSMAQEAAQKVYDAAGVGPQDIDVVELHDCFAHNELISYEALGLCPVGGAEKFVVDGDNTYGGKVVTNPSGGLLSKGHPLGATGLAQCTELVQQLRGTADKRQVEGARMALQHNLGLGGACVVTLYERV is encoded by the coding sequence ATGAGCCAGGATGTCTACGTCGTCGGTGTCGGCATGATCCCCTTCACCAAGCCGGGCGCGAACCAGCCCTACCCGCAGATGGCTGCGCACGCCACCAACGCCGCATTGAAAGACGCCGGCATCGGCTACGAGCTGATCCAGCAGGCCTACGTCGGCTACGTGTACGGCGACTCGACCGCCGGCCAGCGCGCGCTCTATGAAGTGGGCATGACCGGCATTCCGGTCGTCAACGTCAACAACAACTGCTCCACCGGCTCGACCGCGCTGTTCCTCGCGCGCCAGGCCGTGGCCAGCGGCGCGGCCGATTGCGTGCTGGCGCTCGGCTTCGAGCACATGAGCCCCGGCGCGCTGGGCGCGGTGTTCAACGACCGCCCGAGCCCGTTCGATCACTTCGAGTCGATCACCGACGAGCTGGTCGGCAACGAGCAGGTGCCGCTCGCGCTGCGCTACTTCGGCGGCGCGGGGCTGGCGCACATGCAGCAGTACGGCACGCAGATGTCGACCTTCGCGAAGATCCGCGCCAAGGCCAGCCGCCATGCGTCGAACAACCCGGTCGCGCTGTTCCGCACCGTCGTCACCGAAGACGAAGTGATGGCCGCGCCCGTCATGTGGCCCGGCGTGATGACGCGGCTCATGGCCTGCCCGCCGACCTGCGGTGCGGCTGCGGCCATCGTCTGTTCGCCGCGCTTCGCCGAGCGCCATGGCCTGGACCGCAGCGTGCGCATCAAGGCGCAGGCCATGACCACCGACCGCGCCATCACCTTCGAGAGCCGCGACATGCGCGAGGTGGTCGGCTTCAGCATGGCGCAGGAGGCCGCGCAGAAGGTGTACGACGCGGCCGGTGTCGGCCCGCAGGACATCGACGTGGTCGAGCTGCACGACTGCTTTGCGCACAACGAACTCATCAGCTACGAGGCGCTGGGCCTGTGCCCTGTCGGCGGCGCAGAGAAGTTCGTGGTCGATGGCGACAACACCTATGGCGGCAAGGTGGTGACCAACCCGTCGGGCGGCCTGCTGTCGAAGGGTCACCCGCTCGGCGCCACGGGTCTTGCGCAATGCACGGAGCTGGTCCAGCAGCTGCGGGGCACGGCAGATAAACGGCAGGTCGAAGGCGCGCGGATGGCGCTGCAGCACAACCTCGGCTTGGGCGGCGCCTGCGTGGTCACGCTGTACGAACGCGTCTGA
- a CDS encoding MaoC family dehydratase N-terminal domain-containing protein, giving the protein MIDKKWIGHELPASVLPIERTRLQFFAKAIGETDPVYTDAAAARDAGYPDLPAPPTFLFAAELDSGASGQMLDDLQIPLSKLLHGEQSFAYHRPACVGDTVTVRSTISDIYDKKNGALEFVVKTSRATNQRDELVAELRTVIVCRH; this is encoded by the coding sequence ATGATCGACAAGAAATGGATCGGCCACGAGCTGCCCGCTTCGGTGCTGCCCATCGAGCGCACCCGGCTGCAGTTCTTCGCCAAGGCCATTGGCGAGACCGACCCGGTCTACACCGATGCCGCCGCCGCGCGCGATGCCGGCTACCCCGACCTGCCCGCGCCGCCGACCTTCCTGTTCGCGGCCGAGCTGGACTCGGGCGCATCGGGCCAGATGCTCGACGACTTGCAGATTCCGCTGTCGAAGCTGCTGCACGGTGAGCAGAGCTTCGCGTACCACCGGCCCGCCTGCGTCGGCGACACGGTGACGGTGCGCTCCACCATCAGCGACATCTACGACAAGAAGAACGGTGCGCTCGAATTCGTGGTGAAGACCTCGCGCGCCACCAACCAGCGCGACGAACTCGTGGCCGAGCTGCGCACGGTGATCGTCTGCCGTCACTGA
- a CDS encoding MaoC family dehydratase, producing the protein MTSITYDTVQIGDELPALQLAPVNRTTLALFAGASGDHNPIHIDTDFARKAGMPDVFAQGMLGMAWLGRLLTQWAPQSQLRRFDVRFQGITHLGHAVRCTGRVVEKLEHNGERCVRVEVLSANQYGQARIAGEALVALR; encoded by the coding sequence ATGACCTCCATCACCTACGACACCGTGCAGATCGGCGACGAGCTTCCCGCGTTGCAGCTTGCACCGGTGAACCGCACCACGCTCGCGCTCTTCGCAGGCGCCTCGGGCGACCACAACCCGATCCACATCGACACCGACTTCGCGCGCAAGGCCGGCATGCCCGACGTGTTCGCGCAGGGCATGCTGGGCATGGCCTGGCTCGGCCGCCTGCTCACACAGTGGGCGCCGCAGTCGCAGCTGCGCCGCTTCGACGTGCGCTTCCAGGGCATCACGCACCTGGGCCATGCCGTGCGCTGCACCGGCCGCGTGGTCGAGAAGCTGGAACACAACGGCGAGCGCTGCGTGCGCGTGGAAGTGCTCAGCGCCAACCAGTACGGCCAGGCCCGCATCGCAGGCGAGGCACTCGTGGCGCTGCGCTGA